Genomic DNA from Mycolicibacterium helvum:
GACAGTTCCCACGCCACAGCCGCCGCCGCGGCAATAACGACCAGCAGCAGATCACCGGGACGCCAGAGTCCGCACAGCGCGGCGATCGCGACCGCGACCATCGGACCGGTGACCACCGCCGGCCAGAGCCGGGTGGCCAAGCGCCGCATGATGTCGGCGCAGCCGATGGCGATCAGCAGCACAGCGACGCCACTCACCGAACGGCCCCCAATTGCTCGCAGGCCAGCACCAGCAGGTCCAGCCCGTCGCGCGCGGTCCGCTGCGACACCGCTGAGGCGCTGATCCCTTCCATCGCCGCTAATTCCTTCTTCGTCTTGTGGTCGAGTAGCCCCCGCAGCAGTCGCACGGACCGGGCATCCACCGATCCAAGCAGGTGGTCCCGACATAACAGCGCGGCGTTGACGGCGGCGGGATCCGGCCCGGTGTCGCCGTGGCGGCGGTATGCCGTGCGCACGGTCGCCAATGCTGGCTGTTGTTGGGCGGAAGCGGTCCATTCGATCGCTTCTCGTGCCGACCACCAGCCTGGCCCGTCCTGAATGCCGGTGCCGGCGTCGAGCACGGTCACCTCACCCCAGCCGATGCCGAACCGCACATCGATCTCGGGCGCCACGGCCAGCCGCACCGTTAGGGCGGCGTGGATCGCGTCGCCGACCGTCGGATAGCTGCCCTGGAACTCGTCACCGACGGTGAACGCCAGGGGAGTGCCGGTGAGCGCTTCGGTGATGCGGCGGTGCAAGTGGCCGCGGTCGGACGCGTGCCGCGAGTCCACGACATCGCCGATCAGTGCAGCACGCTCCGATGAAGCGCTACGCTTCACTCCAGCCATATGAAGAGTATAGCTTCATTTCGTCAAAATGAAGTAAATAGCTTTATTGGACGAACGCGGCGGCTGCCCGCAGGTGCTCGATGGCGTCGGCGACGATGGTGGGGACCAATTCGGCGCACGTCGGCAGGTTCTCGATGATCCCGGCGACCTGTCCGGAGGCCAGCACACCCGCTTCGGTATTGCCTTCGACCAGTCCGGCTTTCAGCAGCATCGGGGTATTGGCGGCCATCAGCACCTGCGACCAGGTGAGGTCCTT
This window encodes:
- a CDS encoding SatD family protein; the encoded protein is MAGVKRSASSERAALIGDVVDSRHASDRGHLHRRITEALTGTPLAFTVGDEFQGSYPTVGDAIHAALTVRLAVAPEIDVRFGIGWGEVTVLDAGTGIQDGPGWWSAREAIEWTASAQQQPALATVRTAYRRHGDTGPDPAAVNAALLCRDHLLGSVDARSVRLLRGLLDHKTKKELAAMEGISASAVSQRTARDGLDLLVLACEQLGAVR